One Lutzomyia longipalpis isolate SR_M1_2022 chromosome 4, ASM2433408v1 DNA segment encodes these proteins:
- the LOC129796154 gene encoding G-protein coupled receptor moody gives MDLLPGPEPPTPAYPITFRGFAFSIGNDTEINYTEDGGLFPNYSDSLLKFASIMCIVFALIGIPGNLITIIALARCKKVRNATAVFVINLSCSDLLFCCFNLPLAASTFWNRAWTHGDVLCELFPLARYGLLAVSLFTILAITINRYVMIVHPRVYPRIYRRKYLALMIALTWIISFCALIPTWSGIWGYFGLDTAIGSCSIMKDANGNSPKEFLFIVAFALPCLFIVLCYARIFYIVRKAAVQSHGVMDARKDSVRSRGSRRRRSQRKPQPNPSPPNGEEPLVKFDNPEIRFMDSTSIGSGMQADAVENGQIAPSPPLDNISNASSSIHEEQTNHTPPNNTSNASVLYRGRMTVRDKRLLKMILVIFSAFLICYLPITLTKIFKEITEVHGFNISGYLLIYMTTCINPIIYAVMSSEYRRAYWGLIMCHKQQNSV, from the exons atggaCCTACTACCGGGTCCAGAGCCACCCACACCAGCCTATCCCATCACCTTTCGCGGTTTCGCATTCAGCATTGGAAATGATACGGAAA TTAATTACACCGAAGATGGGGGTCTCTTCCCCAACTACTCAGACTCCCTCCTCAAGTTCGCCTCAATCATGTGCATCGTCTTCGCACTAATCGGAATCCCCGGCAACCTAATAACCATCATAGCATTGGCACGATGCAAAAAG GTTCGCAATGCAACAGCAGTCTTCGTGATAAATCTCTCATGTTCAGATCTCCTTTTTTGCTGCTTCAATCTCCCTCTGGCGGCTAGTACCTTCTGGAATCGTGCTTGGACACACGGGGATGTTCTCTGTGAGCTCTTCCCACTTGCCCGCTATGGTCTCCTTGCGGTGTCTCTCTTCACCATTCTGGCCATCACGATCAATCGCTACGTCATGATCGTTCATCCACGCGTCTATCCACGAATCTACCGACGAAAGTACCTGGCCCTGATGATCGCCCTCACGTGGATAATTAGCTTTTGTGCCCTCATCCCGACATGGAGTGGAATTTGGGGTTATTTTGGACTTGACACAGCCATCGGGAGCTGTTCCATCATGAAGGATGCCAATGGGAATTCCCCAAAGGAATTCCTCTTTATTGTTGCCTTTGCCCTGCCTTGCTTGTTTATTGTCCTGTGCTATGCCAGGATATTCTACATCGTGCGCAAAGCAGCTGTTCAGTCACACGGTGTCATGGACGCACGGAAGGATTCAGTTCGATCACGTGGATCACGTCGGAGGAGATCTCAGAGGAAGCCACAGCCGAATCCATCGCCACCAAATGGCGAGGAGCCCCTTGTGAAGTTTGACAATCCTGAAATCAGATTCATGGACAGCACCAGCATAGGATCAGGCATGCAGGCGGATGCCGTTGAAAATGGCCAAATTGCTCCTTCTCCACCTCTAGACAACATCTCAAATGCATCATCCAGCATTCACGAGGAGCAAACAAATCATACACCACCCAATAACACGTCCAATGCATCCGTTCTCTATCGCGGCAGGATGACAGTGCGTGATAAGAGGCTCCTCAAGATGATCCTCGTGATCTTCTCGGCCTTTCTCATTTGCTACCTCCCCATTACGCTCACAAAGATCTTCAAGGAGATCACCGAAGTGCACGGATTCAACATCAGTGGCTACCTCCTAATCTACATGACGACCTGCATCAATCCCATCATCTACGCCGTGATGTCTTCAGAGTACCGAAGAGCCTATTGGGGGCTCATTATGTGCCATAAACAACAGAATTCTGTGTAA
- the LOC129796232 gene encoding uncharacterized protein LOC129796232 → MKRFSDIIQSFFHSEQADDEVSSCEESQSMASNITPETPHGDSQDAHEEVSPATPDLVNQPAIMSYSQIVRYPPPPIPHLVPIIPTAPAMSQNAPAMCQNAPAMCQNAPAGESLVTSGSNFTISRNFVVVERTTEATGQKYLAVVPVSTPGTEGNAHGAQMEQPGPPVQGTGLVRYGETRNPIYTDLRNQVKQFALNLRKERKALRTRECNGMRLLQKILEEEDLSTEDRLALIRLYFDSTGYP, encoded by the exons atgaaaaggttCAGCGATATCATTCAG AGTTTCTTTCATTCCGAGCAAGCAGACGACGAAGTAAGTTCGTGTGAAGAGTCACAAAGTATGGCGTCCAACATCACCCCGGAAACGCCACATGGCGACAGCCAGGATGCACATGAAGAAGTCTCACCAGCAACTCCAGACCTGGTTAATCAACCAGCAATAATGAGCTACTCGCAAATTGTGAggtaccccccacccccgatCCCACATTTGGTCCCGATAATCCCAACCGCTCCGGCAATGTCTCAGAATGCCCCGGCAATGTGTCAGAATGCCCCGGCAATGTGTCAGAATGCCCCGGCAGGAGAATCCCTTGTGACTTCTGGGAGTAACTTCACAATATCACGGAATTTCGTCGTCGTTGAGAGGACCACTGAAGCCACAGGGCAGAAATATTTGGCGGTCGTACCAGTTTCAACCCCTGGTACAGAAGGAAATGCCCATGGCGCCCAAATGGAACAGCCAGGGCCGCCAGTGCAAGGCACAGGCTTAGTTCGCTATGGGGAAACGCGCAATCCAATTTACACAGACCTCCGTAACCAGGTGAAGCAATTTGCTTTAAATCTCCGCAAGGAGAGAAAGGCTCTTCGGACACGAGAATGCAACGGGATGAGACTACTACAGAAAATTCTGGAAGAAGAGGATCTCTCCACGGAAG atcgCCTGGCATTGATTCGTCTTTATTTCGACTCCACCGGTTATCcctga
- the LOC129796130 gene encoding CTTNBP2 N-terminal-like protein, with product MASNLKEENDNNPCSQVEIGKMLATTKRNPKVDFSKSDLLKLLSYMEGELQARDVVIAALKSERIKQLIHITHYKPPSLNDPNAALFRDNLILSGNIASRQSSIAAAASEQEARMYPSQQLEYLQKTLSNQRLTLRNITDLLKESKDKFCQAMLDFEEERRQSADSNPISSAERVKLRQVVFEELEIEKNTRQRAEEEAKKLQKTLDAERARQKQMVLFLLSERKQIIMKYNEERKRSEDLAQILSEEKQRVDTIAEGLEEESKKSLRMEAELEKQMQTFEAERKLLKAAKEKEEKRIKELEHEILQIRAEYDALKKTMLGNVGQLDDASGISPMMSSVAKVVQPTATVSSVPVSGPTTGVARSISSGQTLRQTATMPETASGFATTKAAPRKMPSTPAMQSSSTAAPANLATINPKPGVSLPQQQGMQKKSPAMPPLGRGVPPPIPPNKPVIPPKRDPSSSRIAQAAAGTASGKEKDDGGIVGDIANTENDLGQNYQQIACGGNTEKR from the exons ATGGCGTCCAATTTGAAGGAGGAGAACGACAACAATCCCTGCTCGCAGGTGGAAATTGGCAAAATGCTCGCCACGACGAAG CGGAATCCAAAGGTTGACTTTAGCAAGTCAGATCTCCTCAAATTGCTCAGCTACATGGAAGGGGAGCTTCAGGCGCGTGACGTTGTGATTGCAGCACTCAAG TCGGAGAGGATAAAGCAACTCATTCACATAACTCACTACAAACCACCGAGTCTCAATGATCCCAATGCAGCTCTCTTCCGGGACAATCTCATCCTATCCGGAAACATTGCCAGTCGACAGTCATCAATTGCAGCAGCGGCGTCAGAGCAGGAGGCACGAATGTACCCGAGTCAGCAGCTGGAGTATCTGCAGAAGACACTTTCGAATCAACGGTTAACCTTACGCAACATCACGGACCTCCTGAAGGAGTCCAAGGATAAATTCTGTCAAGCTATGCTGGATTTCGAGGAGGAACGTCGTCAAAGTGCCGACAGTAATCCCATAAGTTCAGCAGAACGCGTCAAGTTGCGGCAAGTTGTGTTTGAGGAGCTCGAAATTGAGAAGAATACACGGCAGCGGGCAGAGGAAGAGGCGAAGAAGCTCCAGAAGACACTTGATGCCGAAAGGGCGCGTCAGAAGCAAATGGTTCTGTTCCTCCTGAGTGAGCGCAAGCAGATCATCATGAAGTACAATGAGGAACGCAAGAGATCCGAAGATTTAGCACAGATCCTGTCGGAGGAGAAGCAACGTGTTGACACCATTGCCGAGGGCTTGGAGGAGGAGAGTAAGAAATCCCTGCGCATGGAGGCAGAGCTGGAGAAGCAAATGCAAACGTTCGAGGCGGAGCGGAAGCTCCTCAAGGCCGCCAAGGAGAAGGAGGAGAAACGCATTAAGGAGCTGGAGCATGAAATTCTGCAAATTCGTGCTGAATACGATGCTCTGAAGAAGACAATGCTGGGGAATGTGGGGCAGTTGGATGATGCAAGTGGGATTAGTCCCATGATGTCGAGTGTGGCCAAAGTTGTTCAACCAACTGCAACTGTATCCAGTGTACCAGTTTCCGGGCCGA CAACTGGAGTGGCACGATCAATTTCATCAGGTCAAACACTCAGGCAAACAGCAACAATGCCCGAAACTGCTAGTGGATTTGCCACAACAAAA GCGGCACCACGGAAGATGCCGAGTACACCGGCAATGCAGTCCAGTTCAACTGCAGCACCGGCAAATTTGGCCACAATCAATCCCAAACCTGGGGTGTCGCTACCTCAGCAGCAGGGAATGCAGAAGAAATCCCCAGCAATGCCACCACTTGGGCGTGGGGTTCCACCACCAATTCCCCCCAATAAGCCAGTTATTCCGCCAAAGCGTGACCCATCGTCTTCTCGCATTGCTCAAGCGGCTGCAGGAACAGCCAGTGGCAAGGAGAAGGATGATGGGGGCATTGTTGGGGACATTGCAAACACGGAGAATGATCTCGGGCAGAATTATCAACAAATCGCCTGCGGTGGCAATACCG agaaaagataa
- the LOC129796181 gene encoding activator of 90 kDa heat shock protein ATPase homolog 1, giving the protein MAKWGEGDPRWIVEERPDATNVNNWHWTEKNATPWSKDKLRALLGGFEINDDGSGIRVSVTEIEKLEGESSANNRKGKLIFFYEWNIVAKWKGQLPGQETPSTGTITIPNLSEENDLDDIDVSVTVEENDAQAEQLKQFMYSVGREKIRELLGVYIRELREEFSKGMILPKKDSDAKEDVASKNIKSGFNRKITIDPVVNCQTSGRDVSAGHKVDVVTITSSENFQCEAHALYEALTRVEMVTAFTRAYVKIQPEKGGDFAFFGGNVSGKFQELVPNKRIKQTWRLKQWPEGHFSVVVMEIEEKEDHTVLTLTQTGVPAAEEEATRNNWKRYYWDSIKQTFGFGSFLG; this is encoded by the exons ATGGCAAAGTGGGGCGAAGGAGATCCGCGCTGGATTGTCGAGGAGCGTCCGGATGCGACAAATGTGAACAATTGGCATTGGACAGAGAAGAATGCCACACCGTGGTCAAAGGATAAGCTCCGTGCGCTCCTTGGGGGCTTTGAAATCAATGACGATGGGAGTGGGATCAGGGTGTCCGTGACGGAGATTGAGAAGCTCGAGGGGGAATCTTCGGCAAACAATCGCAAAGGGAAGCTCATCTTCTTCTACGAATGGAACATCGTGGCAAAGTGGAAGGGGCAGCTTCCGGGTCAGGAAACCCCATCCACGGGAACAATAACTATTCCCAATCTCTCGGAGGAGAATGATCTCGATGACATCGATGTGAGTGTTACGGTGGAGGAGAATGACGCCCAGGCAGAGCAGCTGAAGCAGTTCATGTATTCGGTGGGGCGGGAAAAGATCCGAGAACTCCTTGGGGTGTACATCCGGGAACTGCGGGAGGAGTTCTCCAAGGGGATGATCTTGCCGAAGAAAGATTCAGACGCAAAGGAGGATGTTGCATCGAAGAACATCAAGAGTGGCTTCAACAGGAAGATTACCATTGATCCCGTTGTCAATTGCCAAACTTCCGGACGGGACGTTTCTGCAGGGCACAAGGTGGACGTTGTCACCATAACCTCCTCTGAGAACTTCCAATGCGAAGCCCATGCCCTTTACGAGGCGCTCACGCGTGTTGAGATGGTCACGGCATTCACGAGGGCCTACGTGAAGATTCAACCGGAAAAGGGAGGCGA TTTTGCCTTTTTCGGTGGCAACGTTAGtggaaaattccaagaattgGTGCCGAATAAGCGCATTAAGCAGACATGGAGGCTGAAACAGTGGCCCGAAGGACACTTTTCCGTTGTCGTGATGGAGATTGAGGAGAAGGAGGATCACACTGTACTCACATTGACACAAACAGGCGTCCCAGCGGCCGAAGAGGAGGCCACCCGGAACAACTGGAAGCGCTATTACTGGGATAGTATTAAGCAGACCTTTggctttgggagctttttaggttaa
- the LOC129794497 gene encoding mediator of RNA polymerase II transcription subunit 14-like: MTSPPAPHMPHPSPSGIMPSSPLNTQPSPMAHSPGPNSLSYMQQVCHVHHRDRVKVPIISNRSWAGAVPTLLSHEAFDTLCRPCPHPQKDIPGPDLSPLERFLGCVYMKRHLQRFIQNEMTQLPSNEPGVVFFKVDGLQCQFFLNHTHMQSLHIKVSQLQNDGIPDVHQWSQEDLQIIEQFFELRVAAPPYRPNSMCAFIRMINVNITRVLKDFIQIMRLELMPELIQGLKWNVQFCLRVPPSAMPIVPTGMPAVLPFRGKILFFLQITRIPYMQGMDWKDCLSLVLPMVYDTGTNTTQLAERREQVQSVAMSAVSHQLKRFPEYAALQPNECSLFPAVRDLLANLILPTEPQLPPQIQNQIVPSPVGPVGTSPSQMMHSPMQSMSQGGPTTGTYSMVPPGGPN; this comes from the exons ATGACATCCCCACCGGCTCCACATATGCCACATCCATCACCCAGTGGTATTATGCCATCGTCTCCACTGAATACGCAACCGAGCCCCATGGCACACTCACCAGGGCCCAATAGCCTGTCCTACATGCAACAGG TATGCCACGTCCATCACCGCGATCGGGTCAAAGTCCCGATCATAAGCAACAGATCGTGGGCTGGTGCTGTCCCCACGCTTCTCAGTCATGAAGCTTTTGATACCCTCTGTCGGCCATGTCCGCATCCGCAGAAAGACATCCCAGGACCTGATTTGAGTCCCCTTGAGAGATTCCTCGGTTGTGTCTATATGAAGCGTCATTTGCAAAGGTTTATTCAGAATGAA atgACCCAGCTTCCATCGAATGAACCAGGTGTGGTATTCTTCAAAGTAGACGGGTTGCAgtgtcaattttttctcaatcataCCCACATGCAATCGCTTCATATAAAAGTGAGTCAACTGCAGAATGACGGTATACCAGATGTGCATCAATGGAGTCAGGAGGATCTGCAGATAATTGAGCAATTCTTCGAATTACGCGTCGCAGCTCCGCCGTACCGGCCAAACTCGATGTGTGCCTTTATAAGGATGATCAACGTGAATATAACGCGTGTACTGAAGGACTTCATTCAGATTATGCGACTTGAACTTATGCCGGAACTCATTCAAGGTCTCAAATGGAATGTACAGTTTTGCCTACGCGTTCCGCCGTCAGCAATGCCAATTGTCCCCACTGGAATGCCAGCAGTTTTGCCATTTAGAggcaaaattcttttcttt ctgcaAATTACACGAATCCCGTACATGCAGGGAATGGATTGGAAAGATTGCCTTTCATTGGTCTTACCGATGGTGTACGATACGGGTACGAATACAACTCAGTTGGCAGAGAGGCGGGAACAGGTGCAATCGGTAGCAATGAGTGCTGTTAGCCATCAATTGAAGAGATTTCCAGAGTATGCTGCACTACAACCCAATGAATGCTCCCTTTTCCCAGCTGTCCGTGATCTTTTGGCGAATTTAATTCTCCCAACGGAACCCCAATTACCGCCACAGATACAAAATCAAATTGTCCCTTCACCCGTTGGTCCAGTAGGGACGAGTCCCAGTCAAATGATGCACTCACCCATGCAATCAATGTCACAGGGGGGCCCAACAACCGGAACGTACAGTATGGTACCACCGGGAGGTCCTAactaa